Proteins encoded within one genomic window of Candidatus Methylomirabilota bacterium:
- the smpB gene encoding SsrA-binding protein SmpB, producing the protein MASQADRSAKDRAIATNRRARHEYEILETVEAGLVLRGTEVKALRAGQVTFKDAYATVRNDEGWLLGCHISPYSHGTDANHDPERDRKLLLHRRELTRLMGKIAERGLTLIPLRLYFKDGRAKVELGLARGRKLHDKRSAIREREVKREMDKAARAAQRER; encoded by the coding sequence ATGGCCAGTCAAGCCGACCGGAGCGCCAAGGACCGCGCCATCGCCACCAACCGGCGCGCGCGGCACGAGTACGAGATCCTCGAGACCGTCGAGGCGGGGCTCGTGCTGCGCGGCACGGAGGTGAAGGCGCTCCGCGCTGGGCAGGTGACCTTCAAGGACGCCTACGCGACCGTCCGGAACGACGAGGGCTGGCTCCTCGGCTGCCACATCAGCCCCTACAGCCACGGCACCGACGCGAACCATGACCCGGAGCGGGACCGAAAGCTCCTCCTGCACCGCCGGGAGCTTACCCGCCTCATGGGCAAGATCGCCGAGCGAGGTTTGACGCTGATCCCCCTTCGTCTATACTTCAAGGATGGTCGCGCGAAGGTGGAGCTGGGCTTGGCGCGCGGCCGCAAGCTTCACGACAAGCGCTCGGCCATCCGCGAGCGCGAGGTGAAGCGCGAGATGGACAAAGCCGCGCGCGCGGCGCAACGAGAAAGGTGA
- a CDS encoding site-specific integrase, translated as REEALRCEREVLAARDRGERPPDVRHAPLFTPYAAGWIDELRAAWKPSTLQQYQQVLKSQLVPALADVRLSGITESRVRQLLTRLQDASLSARRINLVLLVLKSIVRTAVRRRLLREDPTVAVRPLKEPRTEVDPLDPQEVDRFLAACPAWWRPYFTVAFYTGARPSELAALKWGDIDGVRETFRIRAGRYRGVESTPKTASSVRDVDLLPPVGAALKAQKAQQAAGRLTRGQGAPEPGQDYVFTGPHGGLLNPNFLRDRVWYRVLATAGLRRRTMYQTRHTFASNALAAGEAPSWVAAMLGHASPEMLFTVYARYIPNRTRRDGSALATRMAEVSDADSTRSAASAVLPKYSR; from the coding sequence CGCGGGAGGAGGCCCTGCGCTGCGAGCGTGAGGTCCTGGCCGCTCGCGATCGGGGCGAGCGGCCGCCCGACGTGCGGCACGCCCCGCTGTTCACCCCGTATGCGGCCGGCTGGATCGACGAACTCAGAGCTGCCTGGAAACCGAGCACGCTCCAGCAGTATCAGCAGGTGCTCAAGTCCCAGCTCGTGCCGGCGTTGGCCGATGTGCGCCTGAGCGGGATCACCGAATCGCGGGTGCGCCAGCTCCTCACGCGCCTGCAGGACGCCAGCCTCTCGGCGCGCCGGATCAACCTCGTCCTCCTCGTCCTGAAATCCATCGTCCGCACGGCCGTCCGGCGGCGGCTGCTGCGTGAGGATCCGACGGTGGCGGTCCGGCCCTTGAAGGAGCCACGCACCGAGGTCGACCCGCTCGATCCCCAGGAGGTGGACCGGTTTCTCGCCGCCTGCCCGGCCTGGTGGCGGCCGTACTTCACGGTGGCCTTCTACACCGGGGCGCGTCCCAGCGAGCTCGCCGCGCTCAAATGGGGGGACATCGATGGGGTGCGGGAGACGTTTCGGATTCGTGCTGGGCGCTATCGTGGGGTGGAATCGACGCCGAAGACCGCGAGCAGCGTCCGCGACGTCGACCTGCTGCCGCCGGTCGGCGCCGCGCTCAAGGCGCAGAAGGCCCAGCAGGCCGCCGGGCGTCTCACGCGGGGCCAGGGGGCGCCCGAGCCCGGCCAGGATTACGTGTTTACCGGGCCGCACGGGGGCCTGCTGAACCCGAACTTTCTGCGAGACAGGGTGTGGTATCGGGTGCTCGCGACTGCGGGTCTCCGGCGCCGCACGATGTATCAGACGCGGCACACCTTCGCCTCGAATGCGCTCGCGGCGGGCGAGGCGCCCTCGTGGGTGGCCGCGATGCTCGGGCACGCCTCGCCCGAGATGCTGTTCACCGTCTACGCGCGCTACATCCCCAACCGCACGCGGCGGGACGGCAGTGCGCTGGCGACCCGGATGGCCGAGGTGTCCGACGCGGACTCGACGCGATCAGCGGCCAGTGCGGTACTCCCGAAATACTCCCGGTGA
- a CDS encoding NTP transferase domain-containing protein, translating into MSGPRLTGGIIAAGEGSRLRAAGFTMPKPLVPVAGMPLIETVIGNFRAAGVGPLVVIVNEQEREVPDWVRARFPDLDAEFIVKTTRSSLESFREVVDRAPAGRMLVSTVDAWCREADFVRFVKAALRRPEDATVLAVTPLVADENPLRVDLDGAGRVLSIGGPSGELVTAGMYLVSARARSLRPPAGLGRLREFLAWLPQAGEPVYGEVIETVVDVDRPDDVTLAEALASAGRVI; encoded by the coding sequence GTGAGCGGGCCGCGCCTCACGGGCGGCATCATCGCGGCGGGCGAGGGGAGCCGGCTCCGCGCGGCGGGCTTCACGATGCCGAAGCCGCTCGTGCCCGTCGCCGGCATGCCGCTGATCGAGACCGTCATCGGCAACTTCCGCGCGGCCGGCGTCGGTCCCCTCGTCGTCATCGTCAACGAGCAGGAGCGCGAGGTGCCGGACTGGGTGAGGGCGCGCTTCCCCGACCTCGACGCCGAGTTCATCGTGAAGACGACGCGCTCGTCGCTCGAGAGCTTCCGCGAGGTGGTCGATCGCGCCCCCGCGGGCCGCATGCTGGTCTCGACGGTGGACGCCTGGTGCCGCGAGGCCGACTTCGTGCGCTTCGTCAAGGCCGCGCTGCGGCGTCCCGAGGACGCGACGGTGCTCGCCGTGACGCCGCTCGTCGCCGACGAGAATCCGCTGCGGGTAGACCTCGACGGTGCCGGGCGCGTCCTCTCCATCGGAGGGCCTTCGGGCGAGCTGGTCACGGCCGGGATGTATCTCGTCTCCGCGCGCGCCCGGAGTCTCCGGCCGCCGGCCGGGCTCGGCAGGCTCCGCGAGTTCCTCGCGTGGCTGCCCCAGGCGGGGGAGCCCGTGTACGGCGAGGTGATCGAGACCGTCGTCGACGTGGACCGGCCCGACGACGTGACGCTCGCCGAGGCGCTGGCCTCGGCGGGGCGGGTAATATAG
- a CDS encoding HAD family hydrolase: MNTDATAVLFDFGGTLDADGIPWKDRVHHLFADAGVVVPRERFDRVFHAADDALVGALPPTLSLADTVGRLVTAVADALGVADRAVADGVARRFLAAAQERLGENAALLERLARRHRLGVVSNFYGNLERVCEDAGIRRLFGAVVDSARVGCEKPDPRIFRHALAALGVEPGAATFVGDSLPRDMAGARGVGMRHIWLAGEGASRAGPCCRDDRVIHSLKDLEGLLL, from the coding sequence TTGAACACTGACGCCACTGCGGTGCTGTTCGACTTCGGGGGAACCCTCGACGCCGACGGGATCCCCTGGAAGGATCGCGTCCACCACCTCTTCGCGGACGCGGGCGTCGTCGTCCCCCGCGAGCGCTTCGACCGCGTCTTCCACGCGGCCGACGACGCGCTCGTCGGCGCGCTGCCGCCGACGCTCTCGCTCGCCGACACCGTCGGGCGCCTGGTGACGGCCGTCGCGGACGCGCTCGGCGTCGCCGACCGCGCCGTGGCCGACGGAGTCGCGCGTCGCTTCCTCGCCGCGGCGCAGGAGCGTCTCGGCGAGAACGCGGCGCTGCTCGAGCGGCTCGCGCGGCGCCACCGGCTCGGGGTCGTCTCGAACTTCTACGGGAACCTCGAGCGCGTGTGCGAGGACGCGGGCATCCGCCGGCTCTTCGGCGCCGTCGTGGACTCCGCGCGCGTCGGCTGCGAGAAGCCGGACCCGCGCATCTTCCGCCACGCGCTCGCGGCGCTCGGCGTCGAGCCCGGCGCCGCGACCTTCGTCGGCGACTCGCTCCCGCGTGACATGGCGGGCGCGCGCGGCGTGGGCATGCGCCACATCTGGCTCGCGGGCGAGGGAGCGTCGCGCGCGGGCCCCTGCTGCCGCGACGACCGCGTGATCCATTCGCTGAAGGACCTCGAGGGGCTCCTCCTGTGA